A stretch of the Acyrthosiphon pisum isolate AL4f chromosome A2, pea_aphid_22Mar2018_4r6ur, whole genome shotgun sequence genome encodes the following:
- the LOC100159692 gene encoding threonine aspartase 1 isoform X1 yields the protein MECVIAVHAGAGYQKATKEANYKKICMKACKKGLEILKNNGSALDAVAVATMVLEDSPLTNAGYGSNLTWNGAVECDASIIDGSNMHYGGVGAVSGIKNPIALAKLICENQNLKMSFGRIPPCLLVGLGAHEYAIANNIVAVDPFNLISEKSKKDFVHNKYKVINQKYSNCQAGNSRLDTVGCVGMDKLGNVAASSSSGGILLKQDGRVGQAALLGSGCWAQNMSDDVAMAVTTSGCGEHLIKTNLAREMSKQLLNSSCPTIAITKCFNEDFIHSPILKNCNEKLAGALVLYKNKDCCEILSAHTTKSMCIAYATENDKKSFVSRLMTNTLPGTSVMVQGYPI from the exons atGGAATGTGTAATTGCTGTTCACGCAG gtgCGGGATATCAAAAAGCAACTAAAGaagcaaattataaaaaaatatgcatgaaaGCTTGTAAAAAA ggATTGgagatactaaaaaataatggatCGGCCCTAGATGCAGTTGCAGTAGCCACTATGGTTTTAGAAGATTCTCCACTAACTAATGCTGGTTATGGATCTAATTTAACGTGGAATGGAGCTGTGGAATGTGATGCAAGTATTATAGATGGATCAAATATGCATTATGGAGGTGTTGGTGCTGTTTCTGGTATAAAAAATCCAATCGCTCTTGCCAAACTCATTtgtgaaaatcaaaatttaaaaatgtcatttggAAGAATTCCTCCATG TTTACTTGTTGGTCTCGGAGCTCATGAATATGCAAtagcaaataatattgtagctgTTGAcccatttaatttaatatcag aaaaatcaaaaaaagacTTTGTccacaataaatataaagttattaatcaAAAGTACAGTAATTGTCaa gcTGGAAACTCTAGATTAGATACTGTAGGTTGTGTTGGTATGGATAAGTTGGGAAATGTTGCTGCATCATCTTCTAGTGGTGGAATTTTATTGAAACAAGATGGTCGCGTTGGacaa gctGCTTTATTGGGATCAGGATGTTGGGCCCAAAATATGTCTGATGATGTTGCAATGGCAGTAACAACATCTGGTTGTGGTGAACATCTGATTAAGACAAACCTAGCTAGAGAAATGTCTAAACAACTTCTTAATTCTTCTTGCCCTACAATTGCAAttactaaatgttttaatgaaGATTTTATAc attcaccaatattaaaaaattgtaatgaaaaacttGCAGGTGCActggtattatataaaaacaaagatTGTTGTGAAATTTTGAGTGCGCACACTACAAAATCAATGTGTATTGCCTATGCTACTGAAAATGACAAAAAA agttttgtGAGCCGTTTAATGACAAATACTTTGCCAGGAACTAGTGTAATGGTACAAGGTTATCCTATATAA
- the LOC100159692 gene encoding threonine aspartase 1 isoform X2 — MVLEDSPLTNAGYGSNLTWNGAVECDASIIDGSNMHYGGVGAVSGIKNPIALAKLICENQNLKMSFGRIPPCLLVGLGAHEYAIANNIVAVDPFNLISEKSKKDFVHNKYKVINQKYSNCQAGNSRLDTVGCVGMDKLGNVAASSSSGGILLKQDGRVGQAALLGSGCWAQNMSDDVAMAVTTSGCGEHLIKTNLAREMSKQLLNSSCPTIAITKCFNEDFIHSPILKNCNEKLAGALVLYKNKDCCEILSAHTTKSMCIAYATENDKKSFVSRLMTNTLPGTSVMVQGYPI; from the exons ATGGTTTTAGAAGATTCTCCACTAACTAATGCTGGTTATGGATCTAATTTAACGTGGAATGGAGCTGTGGAATGTGATGCAAGTATTATAGATGGATCAAATATGCATTATGGAGGTGTTGGTGCTGTTTCTGGTATAAAAAATCCAATCGCTCTTGCCAAACTCATTtgtgaaaatcaaaatttaaaaatgtcatttggAAGAATTCCTCCATG TTTACTTGTTGGTCTCGGAGCTCATGAATATGCAAtagcaaataatattgtagctgTTGAcccatttaatttaatatcag aaaaatcaaaaaaagacTTTGTccacaataaatataaagttattaatcaAAAGTACAGTAATTGTCaa gcTGGAAACTCTAGATTAGATACTGTAGGTTGTGTTGGTATGGATAAGTTGGGAAATGTTGCTGCATCATCTTCTAGTGGTGGAATTTTATTGAAACAAGATGGTCGCGTTGGacaa gctGCTTTATTGGGATCAGGATGTTGGGCCCAAAATATGTCTGATGATGTTGCAATGGCAGTAACAACATCTGGTTGTGGTGAACATCTGATTAAGACAAACCTAGCTAGAGAAATGTCTAAACAACTTCTTAATTCTTCTTGCCCTACAATTGCAAttactaaatgttttaatgaaGATTTTATAc attcaccaatattaaaaaattgtaatgaaaaacttGCAGGTGCActggtattatataaaaacaaagatTGTTGTGAAATTTTGAGTGCGCACACTACAAAATCAATGTGTATTGCCTATGCTACTGAAAATGACAAAAAA agttttgtGAGCCGTTTAATGACAAATACTTTGCCAGGAACTAGTGTAATGGTACAAGGTTATCCTATATAA
- the LOC115034217 gene encoding uncharacterized protein LOC115034217 (The sequence of the model RefSeq protein was modified relative to this genomic sequence to represent the inferred CDS: added 30 bases not found in genome assembly) — protein MLCTTHHPNKKCLPIVSNPVIPGLNTSSKVNIINNNVEPIDFADPGFNIAISEDMEDIDDDSLNVNIDGLNEEEYTQSQVVKDECDREYIHIGGFNVCNMSDLASDRGESYTAPLDTDGDLFKPSLANVVIDIESASAFYRPMDNLQLVSIATDNKDSLDYANINFITDANQSKNKWLAAEP, from the coding sequence AAATGTTTGCCAATCGTAAGTAATCCAGTGATTCCTGGTCTAAATACTAGTAGCaaagtaaatattatcaataacaatGTGGAACCCATTGATTTTGCGGATCCCGGTTTTAATATTGCGATATCAGAAGACATGGAAGACATTGATGATGATTCATTGAACGTTAATATAGATGGTCTGAATGAAGAAGAGTATACACAGTCACAGGTTGTCAAGGATGAGTGCGATCgtgaatatatacatattggcGGGTTCAATGTATGCAATATGTCTGATTTGGCCTCAGATCGAGGAGAAAGTTACACGGCACCTCTTGATACAGATGGTGATCTATTCAAGCCATCATTAGCCAATGTTGTTATTGACATAGAGTCTGCATCTGCGTTTTACCGGCCAATGGACAATTTACAACTAGTGTCTATTGCCACTGATAATAAAGATAGCCTTGACTATGCTAACATAAATTTCATAACAGATGCCAATCAATCTAAAAACAAATGGCTAGCAGCTGAACCTTAA